CCATTGTGGGGGGAGATTTGAGATCAAACAGCCTAAAACGGCCTCACCTGTTAATTTGAGTCGCTACGTCACACTGAGCCGATGGAGGCTGGAAGAGAGGAGACGCAGTGAGCTTCTACTGCTGGCAGATCTGAGAGAAGAAAAGGAGGATTTAACTACAGTCCTGATGAGAAGCTGCTTTCAGACCCAGAAGaacttcatccatccatccattgggAATTATGTgaccattttgatttctttacagggatgttctcacaatctgttaataaaaccagaaaatcctTGAAGTTTGTCTTTGAATGTGGAGATTTGACATGAAGACTCCTTTGATATTAAACATCTTGGACAATGTTATCTTCAATGTTTGAAGTTGTCCATGATGTTTAATGTTGTccccaatttttattttgtatctcCAGTGCTTGGCATTGTCCCTGATGTGTAAAGTTATAGGTGATGTTTACTGTATctggaattatttactttatgtttaatgcaaaaaaaaaaaaaaatgtctggagaTGAAGTTTGACATCTGATAAACATTGGCAATAATGTTAAACATAAAGGATAACATTAATCATTAtccttgattaaataaaaaatcagacattAAATATTCTGGATATTAAATGCTAAACATCGGAGATAAAGTTAAACATCCTGGATTGCATTAAACAGCCACGATGACACTGAATGTTAAACATCAGACATAACGATAACCATTGGTGCCTAAAACTTAACATTGGGAACAATGTTAAACTTTGAAGGTAAACACTGGggcaactttattttcacacaatttattaatttgatttcaAGTCTGCAAATCTTGGaaccttaaagttttttttttatttaacaaatctTAAGTTCAGTAAGGAAGTTCTACCTTTTTCCTTTACAACTCTGAAATTAGTAATTCAATTATAGTAAAGTATGTATTGTAGAAGTCCATAGTAACGTAGGGAAAATTGGTCCTTTATCCCACAGTGTAATGGTTAAGCTTAGGAGTTATGCTTAGCATAGCATTGGAACAATTTATATACATGACAAAACCACAAGAAGATCacttccttcatctgaataACCTAcccgtttaaaatgaaaagctatagATATAAGGGTGggtaaagatttaaaaatgaaagtgacaaaattaaacataaaataactgaTTGACAAAATAATCtccacatttaaaacttttaaaaaatatttaaacttatttCACAAGggacatttacatatttatttattaattggtTATCAATAATATCCATTTATTTTAGAATGaaacagctaaaaaataaagcatcCTAATTTAATTAGTatcaaacaaaaattatgtaaattaaaTATCAATAGTAAAGATTAGAACCAGAATACTGAACCAGATAAAGCACTTGGtgctgcaatattttatatgataaTGTAACATAACATATTGCATATTTCATTATAATAATAGGAAAGAATTGTGTTAAAAATTGTAATATCTGATAACAGAATTTTCCGCCACAGAACTCATAGCCATCGAACATCAGACGTTACAGGGCAGCACAGTGAAAATATGTAGCTGTTCCAATCTTCCTTCACCTCCCAGGTTGCAGTTTGAGCAGCTGCTTAATGTGAGaaccagaaacaggaaaaagatCCTCCAAGTTTAGACATGACAGCTGCTTGGAGGCTTTTCTGCTCCACCAGCAGCCAGCCGCTCCAAAAGAAACACCATCAAATAGTCAGGATCACTAATGGTCAGGAAAAAATGACAGGAAATTCCCACCAATTGGAAggaaaacatcataaaaatcaTGGATAATTGAGGACTCACTCTGCATATTTAGTCATGAAGCAGTTTTTCCTTCAACTTTGCCCGGATTACTTAACTAAAGTGAGCTAAATCAGTCGATGCTCCACTATTGTGCAGAGAAGAAATTCCTCAAATGTTTCTTTCAGGCTCAGCTGCTGCAGTCAAACTTTGGGCCTTGATTTCAGACAACTGGCTCTGTCtcatctcaaacacacacacacacacacacactgaacccAACGTCTATAAAGACACCAGAAACCCGTGGAGGTTTAATTCATCTCTTTTCACCCACAAACAGCAGGAAGGAATCAGCTGCAGGGAAGATGGCTGAGTAAGTCTCTGTTTAAGGATGACtgtctttgatttaaaataaagccCCGAGAATCTGTTCCAAGGCTTCACATTATCCgttttgttttgaaaggaaGAAGATGTCGCTGAGCCGCAGAAATCATCTCAAGGTATTTCTAATGTTGGTGTTAATCTGCCTGATCCCCAGaggtttgaaattattttacttctaGGATGCAAATAGTGAATCAAACCAACATCTAAAGGtcagaaatattaatttatacAAACTGATGCCTTTTGGACACCTCTGATTAGTGTGTATGCTTGCAGTCAGTTGCTGCTACTTATTTTGTGTAATGCACCTTTAGCCTGACTGCCACCTTTGCATTTATGTACCACTCATACTTCATCATGGGAATAAAGAATCCTTTCAGAATTCtggtttttactttattttaattcataattaaatatttctactACCGTGTATTATGGCCATTGTAGGGAGAGAAAAAGGAGtaagtttcagaaaacttttGACCTTAGAAATGCAGAAATTTACAAGTTTTCCcagaaaatatctgagattaatgtaaaaaaattctgatttctgACTCACAAATTTTCTTCCTTTGAAACTCCTAAGTTTCTCCTAAAAAACATTCTGAGACTGATCTCAAAATATCTGAGTCTTTTTCCACACACTtccaacttttaaaactcagacattttaggttttaggttttttctataaaatttctgaaattaatctgaaacattctgagtttgttctcacaattttttacttttgaaacacagaaatttcggagtttttcctagaaaatatctgaggttctaatctaaaaatgtctgagtttttcctcactattattttactatttggaactcagaaattttcttttttttatttattagtatcAATATCTCTGAGATTCTTGGTGGAAGtttactacttttttttctatttacaatgGCTCAAATATCGTATGTTTCAGACCATCAAACAACTTTTCACGTTAGAGAAGAGAGTAAATTCAAGAAACAGTATCCACAAGAGGATTTTTAAAGGCAATTAAAATATCTATTAACCATCCTGatcaaattataaaaaacaattacctccacaaaatgttataaaaaaacagaaaacaagaaacagagTAATCTTCCCATTAAAAGTTAGACTACTAAAATTACTCCAAAAGTGCATCAACTCTGAAAAACTAACAATTGAAGCAGTTTTTGTCTACATCtgaaaattttgcaaaaatacaatTCTTTTACTTGCCATCCATCTGCAGAGCAATTTTCTTAACAAAAATTTAACTTGAAGTTGTAGGTATTATATATTTACTGCAGCGCGCCAcagtaaagggaaaaataaagcagagaAATAGTTGAAAAACAGTACAAAACCtcatattcttcttttttctcgctctctgtgtcgACTACGCTACATGCAGCCCCGTTGCCATGACAACACggtactttttaaatattaaggTTAGGTTAAACCCTTATTAaccattattttaattgttagATGAAATCATCATTAAAATTTCTCAGGATGTCTGAGACAAATTCtgtttaatgatctgaaatattCCAGTTCGACATTAAAGCAAATAGAGAAGAAACCTAAATGGGAATTTTTGACCTCTCTGTAAATAAGTGAACGGGTGTCTGGACAATTTTAGCTGCATATTTCCATTTCTCCTGTCAGAGTCTGCTGCTCCAGATTGGCAAAGAAATGCTGGAGGAGGAGGCCCGGCAGGCCGAGGAGGAGAAAATGGCGTACATAAGGGAGAACTGCCCCACCCTCTCCTTCCCACAATGCACCCTGGAGCTTCAGGTAAACAAATTGGATATGTTATTTCGCTTACAGCTGCAGTCATTAATATAGTTGCGCAAATCTTGTAATCCAGATCGGATGCATACATTTCTTGAAACGGATGAcagatttttgtgtaatttttcaaAGTGGTCCAGTTTTTCTGATGCTCTTTAAGCATTTCTCTGTGACTGATtgcattttcagtcattttcaaccattttcaggatatattttttttagcccATTAACTCTGAATAGTTctgaataaatgttgaaaaacaattaaaacatttaaaaagtttaagtaATTTGTTGCCTTTTTACTTAAGgtgaattgaaataaataaataaaaaatatatatattttgaaattttttttttcaaaataaaattgtgaaatacCTGTACCTTCTTCTTTTATCTGTATCTGTAAATAATTTCCGACTTTCTACACCTCATACACATTAGCTAAATACACTAAAGCAAGTTAAAGTAGCTAAATAAGCCAATTGAACTTGCATTAGCGGCTTATTAGCCAAATAAGCTAATGCAACTGGTATTAATCTAAATTCCCAACATGCTGTGAATgtcaaaataaagataattgttaaatcttgctaaaaagttggATTTAGGCATTAAAAGTGCCTAACCTGTGAcaattaaagaaataatcagCACATTTTTCATGAATTTAACACCAAATAGTTGAAGACAACCCTAATCCTGTTTGTGCTTATTAACCAATATTTGTATTGCTGTTACTAGATATCTAAACAAGCTGTGGCATAAATTATTCAGAGGATTGATCTTCTTACTTTTGGACCATAAAGCTCACTGTTGCTCTGTTTCACCAGGAGCTGTGTCGGCAACTTCACAAGCAGATCGATTTGGTGGATGAGGAACGATATGACATGGAGACGAAAgtaaagaaatgcaacaaagaggtttttctatttaataaacaaatttttctaTATTaatgtttcttcattttttttgaaaaaatatatttttaatcatttagatTGTTAGATTTAACAtcataatgcaataaaatggtCAAACAGGATCATTTAGATGCCTACATTTTGGTTTAAAAGGTCCATCTGGAATGATTGTCAACACCTGACTGAGTATTATCTATGTCAGATCGATGACCTGAAGATGAAGGTCCAGGATCTGAACGGCAGGTTTAAGAAGCCCACTCTGAGGAGGGTCAGGATGTCGGCTGATGCCATGTTGGCTGCCCTGCTGGGCTCCAAACATAAAGTGTCCCTAGACCTGAGAGCCAACCTGAAGCAGGTGAAAAAGGAGCTGAAAGAGGAGGTGAGTGCAGCAGATGCTAGCAGCTTCAACAGAAAGACTGTTTATGACAGAACTATGAAAGCTGTGTTTATGTTGTTGTCAGGAGAAGCAGACAGGCGACTGGAGGAAGAATATCGAAGATAAAGCTGGGATGGATGGTAGAAAGAAGATGTTTGAGGCAGAGGCTTAAATAATATTGACCtctatgttttttaaaaaggtaacaCATTACAATAAAGACTTAATTGTACAACTAATTTGATtgatcttttagtttttttttttaaaattcaataataaattgttattcattttagtCATCAAACAACATAGCTATGGATTCTTATTATTCAGAATCCTTTATGGCAATCAgtcaatcaactttatttataacatTAGGTAGATTTGGTGAAGTAAGTCAGCTTTCATTACGTCTGGCAAGTAACAAGTGTCaataccaaaacaaatgtgtgtgcaTTGTTTCCTGTAAAagtaaagtataaaaaataattttatcaaaTCAAAGCTAAATATTCTAATAGTAGAGTTGAAAAACTACAACATAATATAAAATTTCAAGAGGGAATCTTAAACTGAAGTATCAATGTCATTACGTCAGTATTGATCTTGGtatcaatatcaatattttgTATCAATCAGCTCACCTATACTCAATATAGGCAATATCTATTTGTCCAACTGACTAATTACTGACTAATCAGTgtaccacaaaaataaaaaaaccctgagAGGCTTAAATATTTGTGGATATTGAATAGATATTATCACCActcaacagaaaatattttgtgctaCATGTTTGAGTTGCCCAC
This genomic stretch from Xiphophorus hellerii strain 12219 chromosome 4, Xiphophorus_hellerii-4.1, whole genome shotgun sequence harbors:
- the LOC116718899 gene encoding troponin I, fast skeletal muscle-like isoform X2, which produces MAEKKMSLSRRNHLKSLLLQIGKEMLEEEARQAEEEKMAYIRENCPTLSFPQCTLELQELCRQLHKQIDLVDEERYDMETKIDDLKMKVQDLNGRFKKPTLRRVRMSADAMLAALLGSKHKVSLDLRANLKQVKKELKEEEKQTGDWRKNIEDKAGMDGRKKMFEAEA
- the LOC116718899 gene encoding troponin I, fast skeletal muscle-like isoform X1 encodes the protein MAEKKMSLSRRNHLKSLLLQIGKEMLEEEARQAEEEKMAYIRENCPTLSFPQCTLELQELCRQLHKQIDLVDEERYDMETKVKKCNKEIDDLKMKVQDLNGRFKKPTLRRVRMSADAMLAALLGSKHKVSLDLRANLKQVKKELKEEEKQTGDWRKNIEDKAGMDGRKKMFEAEA